The DNA region ATATCCCATATGTTtagaatattattatcaaattCTATTGTTTCAATATTAAATCCAAATGTTGGACTAACACTATAAATATCTTCACCTAAtaatctttttattatagTTGTTTTTCCAGCATTATCTAACCCTAATATTAGTATTCTTAgattctttttattatcctttattttttttagaatTTTTAACAATACCATTCTTTAAAATTACAGGtcattataaaatgtatataatatatataaatatatattttatatgtgtatatgtttttttcttcttctacctaataaaatattttataagaGTAAGAATTCTTCTTTGTGTCTTCCaaaattttgttatttttaaagcattttcattaatataataatacagAAAATAGaggaaaatatatatatatatatatatatatatatatgtatataataatatacgtatctttcttttttttttatttttgtaaattTATTTCAGTATTATAacttaatttttttccatcttaaataaaacatatttttttatgtatataaatgacataataaattatttgtttaataatttttttttcaaattgacatgaagaagaaaaaaaaaaaattatgttcttacgaaaatatatatatttatatatattattaaaaaaagaaaaaattatatctttttataaaagtttcaatttttttatataatatttaaaaaaaaaaaaaaataaaataaaatgtaaaaataaaaaataaaaaataaaaaataaaaaatatattatattatgttatatatatgtatataataaattaagCCGAAATATGGGTACATATGAAGAAGGGAAATccttttattataacatatattacgatatatacaatatatacatagagaataataataaataagttcctttaattttttttatatgtttcaAAAAGATTAAAACACTTCTTCCAATTCTTCTAAAAATGTTAAGTTTATTAAATTGTTCAGTTCGTTTAAATCTATAAACgtaaagaaaaatataaaaaacaaaattaataccagattattattattaaaaaaaaaggacTGCTATTATATGTActcatttatattttttttctataattttatatattacaatattttaagaatattaaaaatatagataataaataaataaataaataaatatatatatatatatatatatatttaaatgtgtaacatgaaatttttttattcttacTCATTGAGTTTCCTCCATTTTGTACATATACAATGTTACTTAATGTATCATCTTCATTAAcctatataatatttaataacacggaaatacaaaaatgtagatatattataatatctAAGTAATGATATTGTAATactataatattatatacacacaatattatattgttatGTTTTTCTacttttcattttttttttttttcttttttttaattacCATTCCTAAAACTTCCACATACGTTTCAAAAGAATCGTCCATTTGTTCGTCATTTAaataacattttatttcagcatctatacataattttttatattaaataatatatatatataataaattatacCACGTTGAAcgtgtatatataaataaacaaataaacatatatataattatatatatatatatatatatatatatatgtggatgtgcttttttttttattattatatatcttattaCTGTCAGAAGTTAAAAGAGTCAATTCATTTCCATCCttctttaaaatttttCCAACAAGTCGAACATTCTTGTTATAAAATTTGTTTaagtattttttattaaccCTCCtaaaatatgaagaataaaagaaaatattgacacataaatatgtatatatatatatatatatatatata from Plasmodium gaboni strain SY75 chromosome 14, whole genome shotgun sequence includes:
- a CDS encoding putative replication factor A protein 3 is translated as MEHFVAPRVNKKYLNKFYNKNVRLVGKILKKDGNELTLLTSDNAEIKCYLNDEQMDDSFETYVEVLGMVNEDDTLSNIVYVQNGGNSMNLNELNNLINLTFLEELEEVF